Proteins encoded together in one Bactrocera neohumeralis isolate Rockhampton chromosome 4, APGP_CSIRO_Bneo_wtdbg2-racon-allhic-juicebox.fasta_v2, whole genome shotgun sequence window:
- the LOC126756586 gene encoding histone-lysine N-methyltransferase SETMAR isoform X1 codes for MDLTREKFRAIIFHNCRRGLSRLECIDELKSLYGYEAPSYSTVKNWYNEFNRGRRSLKDEFREGRPKTAVVPENIDAVRELIMQDRHVTYLQIEACLCISPTSIHSILHEHLAVKKVCSRWIPHKLTIAQKKDRVDWCKEMLKKYDRDASKDVYKIVTGDESWIYAYEPETKQQSTVWVFQDEPNPTKVVRGRSTSKQMVACFFGKTGHVATVPLEQRRTFNSEWYTTICLPEVFGEIRKTNKKRRIIVHYDNASSYTSAQTSAFLTGQNVELMGHPPYRPDLAPNDFFLFPHIKKIMRGQRFSSPEDAVEAFKNHVLEVSQSEWKKCFENWFERMQKCINLDGEYFEKQ; via the coding sequence ATGGACTTAACTCGTGAAAaatttcgtgcgatcatttttcacaactgtcgacgtggattatcacgactagagtgcatcgatgaactgaaatctttgtatggctatgaagcaccatcctatagcactgtgaaaaactggtacaacgaattcaatcgtggccgacgctcgctcaaagacgaattccgtgaaggtcgtccaaaaacagccgttgtgccagaaaacatcgatgccgtacgtgaactgataatgcaagaccgtcatgtaacataccttcagatagaggcatgcctatgcatttctcccaccagcatacattcgatattgcatgaacacctggccgtaaaaaaggtttgttctcgttggatcccgcacaaatTGACAATCGCACAAAAAAAGgatcgtgtggattggtgtaaagaaatgctgaaaaaatacgatcgcgatgcttcaaaagacgtttataagatcgtcacaggtgacgaatcatggatctatgcgtatgagcccgaaacaaaacagcaatcgaccgtgtgggtcttccaagacgagccaaatccaacgaaagttgttcgtggaagaagcacttcgaagcaaatggtcgcctgtttcttcggtaaaactggtcatgtggcgactgtcccgcttgagcaacgtaggaccttcaattctgagtggtacaccaccatttgtttacctgaagtcttcggagaaattcgaaaaacgaacaagaaaagacgaatcattgtgcactatgacaatgcgagctcttacacatcggctcaaaccagcgcctttttgaccggccaaaacgtcgaattgatgggtcatccgccgtacagacctgacttggcacccaatgacttctttttattcccacacatcaagaaaataatgcgtggtcaacgattttcgtcgccagaagatgctgttgaagcattcaaaaaccatgttttggaggtgtctcaatcggagtggaaaaagtgcttcgaaaattggtttgagcgcatgcaaaagtgtataaatcttgatggagaatattttgaaaaacaataa
- the LOC126756583 gene encoding uncharacterized protein LOC126756583, giving the protein MLRNSMLRWYTNGSKMSEGIGAGIAGPRTKLSIPMGEFPSIFQAEVFAISRCIEINLHRNYCNEQIAILSDSQAAPKTISFYEIKSQLVQKCRGRLNSLAERNQVHLIWVPGHRGIAGNEPADELARSAASTRMMGPEPFIGVGPHTIKELLRKEEGVGREEHWQQTRGMRHANLLIGGYNLSRFKVVINLLRNKLRLLVVWYTDHCKLNRHLYNMGLSSCENCRFCDLEPETPEHLPIDCTAVSRRMLKALGSMFPDRDRIASLAPGSLLNFINALGLGESRCTPHIQSINQSVSISIKELNHFNRTEPRLRSTHKPVLEQAHFFSQWLESLNRTASIFAAVCSPAHWSINKQIKV; this is encoded by the exons ATGTTGAGGAATAGCATGCTGAGGTGGTACACcaatggctcgaaaatgtcggagggaatcGGTGCAGGGATCGCGGGCCCACGCACTAAGCTCTCCATACCCATGGGAGAGTTCccaagcattttccaggcagaagtttttgccataagtcggtgtatagaaataaacctccatcgcaactattGCAATGAGCAAATAGCcattctcagcgatagtcaagcggcgcCAAAAACGATCTCCTTTTACGAAATCAAATCGCAATTAGTACAGAAGTGCAGGGGAAGGCTGAACAGCCTTGCAGAACGTAACCAGGTacacctaatttgggtgcctggtcatagAGGTATAGCCGGTAATGAACCGGCGGACGAGctagcccgctccgcagcctccaccagAATGATGGGACCCGAACCCTTTATCGGGGTAGGTcctcataccataaaggagctactccgcaaggaagaaggagtgggcagGGAAGAGCATTGGCAGCAAACACGTGGTATGAGACATGCCAACTTGCTAATTGGAGGATACAACTTGAGTAGGTTCAAGGTTGTAATAAACCTCCTTaggaacaaactcaggctactggtcgtATGGTATACCGACCACTGCAAGTTGAATAGGCATTTgtacaacatgggcctatcATCTTGCGaaaactgccggttctgcgacttggagcctgaaaccccggaACACCTGCcgatcgactgcacagcagtcagTAGACGCATGCTTAAGGCCCTTGGATCAatgtttccggatagggatcgcatagCCTCATTAGCGCCCGGAAGTCTATTGAACTTCATCAATGCGCTGGGGTTAGGTGA gtcgcggtgcacTCCTCAtattcaatcaatcaatcaatcagtATCAATTAGTATAAAAGAATTGAACCATTTCAACCGAACCGAACCGCGGTTAAGGAGTACTCACAAACCGGTTCTTGAACAGGCACATTTTTTTTCTCAGTGGCTTGAATCACTAAACCGAACTGCGTCGATTTTTGCAGCGGTTTGCAGCCCAGCACACTGGtcgataaataaacaaataaaagtttga
- the LOC126756601 gene encoding uncharacterized protein LOC126756601 → MKITNVTKDIAFKCIFLLLVICTCETDSDDKNINKLLNNQVIVSRQIMCVLEKSPCDQLGRQLKAALPEVILRNCRNCSPQQAQNAQKLTNFLQARYPDVWAMLLKKYQNI, encoded by the exons atgaAAATTACTAACGTGACAAAAGATATtgcatttaaatgtatttttttgcttttggttaTATGTACTTGTGAAACTGACTCAGatgacaaaaatataaacaaacttcTTAATAATCAAGTTATTGTGAGCAGACAAATCATGTGTGTTTTGGAAAAAAGCCCTTGTGACCAACTTGGTAGGCAGTTGAAAG ctGCTCTCCCGGAAGTTATTTTACGAAACTGTCGTAATTGTTCGCCACAACAAGCtcaaaatgctcaaaaattaacaaattttttacaagcTAGATATCCAGATGTTTGGGCAATGCTTCtaaagaaatatcaaaatatataa
- the LOC126756595 gene encoding uncharacterized protein LOC126756595 isoform X2 has protein sequence MRCAVFGCNNNNGLSSRNPTKLLPSAIPTLTTAPAEANERQKRMESRSKKEMLTTMLKNTAPLEVIQEDEVGEAPQIAGEELIDEKDEKILHLETEILNSVVRTLKKCKNEQSAEIKRLRISIKTSEFHRNNLEQKLSCIFTNGQVIFFNVCQLI, from the exons atgcgttGCGCAGTGTTCgggtgcaataataataatg GTTTAAGTTCGCGGAATCCAACTAAGTTGTTACCTAGCGCTATTCCCACGTTAACCACTGCtcctgcagaggctaatgaacgGCAGAAAAGGATGGAGTCTCGTTCTAAAAAAGAGATGTTAACAACAATGTTGAAGAATACCGCCCCTCTTGAAGTAATTCAAGAAGACGAGGTTGGAGAGGCACCTCAAATTGCAGGAGAGGAGCTCATCGATGAGAAAGACGAGAAAATACTGCATTTGGAAACAGAAAT ACTGAATAGTGTTGTTAGAACTTTGAAGAAGTGCAAAAACGAGCAGTCAGCAGAAATTAAACGCCTTAGGATTTCCATTAAAACCTCGGAATTCCACAGAAATAATTTGGAGCAAAAACTTAGCTGCATTTTCACCAATGGCCAG gtaatatttttcaacgtgtgtcagttgatctaa
- the LOC126756595 gene encoding uncharacterized protein LOC126756595 isoform X1 encodes MRCAVFGCNNNNGLSSRNPTKLLPSAIPTLTTAPAEANERQKRMESRSKKEMLTTMLKNTAPLEVIQEDEVGEAPQIAGEELIDEKDEKILHLETEIQRLNSVVRTLKKCKNEQSAEIKRLRISIKTSEFHRNNLEQKLSCIFTNGQVIFFNVCQLI; translated from the exons atgcgttGCGCAGTGTTCgggtgcaataataataatg GTTTAAGTTCGCGGAATCCAACTAAGTTGTTACCTAGCGCTATTCCCACGTTAACCACTGCtcctgcagaggctaatgaacgGCAGAAAAGGATGGAGTCTCGTTCTAAAAAAGAGATGTTAACAACAATGTTGAAGAATACCGCCCCTCTTGAAGTAATTCAAGAAGACGAGGTTGGAGAGGCACCTCAAATTGCAGGAGAGGAGCTCATCGATGAGAAAGACGAGAAAATACTGCATTTGGAAACAGAAAT ACAAAGACTGAATAGTGTTGTTAGAACTTTGAAGAAGTGCAAAAACGAGCAGTCAGCAGAAATTAAACGCCTTAGGATTTCCATTAAAACCTCGGAATTCCACAGAAATAATTTGGAGCAAAAACTTAGCTGCATTTTCACCAATGGCCAG gtaatatttttcaacgtgtgtcagttgatctaa